A part of Pirellulaceae bacterium genomic DNA contains:
- a CDS encoding DUF935 family protein yields the protein MDNQNMPAKIFDVAAFDPAEKYPGAPPFFGQDIVPHTYTSMGRHGLTSQAYLSIDEATLNSVANAERMRKDCGIMESLEGRQRSTALLNWHIEPEDGKSYDQKILAQELTKILNRTSRFTEMRRFLLEAVWYGRYAAAINYGTDWIGGKRRIFAQRIEPRHGDKLVFRYDDGTHQYRAGQVGIRVGGQYRLVNRLRDGETSQQVQYTEHGMVYWLNSRERKTLVLHKHHIEDAPFHEPRMMGRIHGVGVRDRIYWTWYAMTECLQRVLEYLDRSAMGVEIWRFPAGNSIAENRVRQAAKEYISGGRSVVLCPVYAGEQSDMFGVEHIEPGMAGVDSMLTVIKEFFGHKIKRYILGQTLTSEADATGLGSGVADAHLATFADIVQYDAINLEETLTQDFLRPIQLWNFPRSANCYMRFKIDTESEDADKKMQGFKSAWDMGMRIKASDVADVIGISMATGDEDQLFNPQVATAIEQSKRGKSLKDQVLESYYRSQGMVSQAG from the coding sequence GTGGACAATCAGAACATGCCGGCCAAGATATTCGACGTTGCAGCGTTTGATCCAGCGGAGAAATACCCTGGCGCCCCACCGTTTTTTGGCCAAGACATTGTGCCACATACCTACACATCTATGGGGCGGCATGGCCTGACTTCGCAAGCCTATTTGTCGATCGACGAAGCTACGCTCAATTCTGTGGCTAACGCCGAAAGAATGCGCAAAGACTGTGGAATCATGGAATCGTTGGAGGGTCGCCAGCGGTCTACGGCGCTGCTGAATTGGCACATAGAGCCGGAAGATGGCAAGTCGTACGATCAAAAGATATTGGCTCAAGAGTTAACCAAAATCTTAAATCGAACCAGTCGCTTCACAGAAATGAGGCGATTTTTACTAGAGGCCGTGTGGTACGGACGTTATGCAGCGGCGATCAACTATGGCACTGACTGGATTGGTGGTAAGCGAAGGATATTTGCTCAGCGCATCGAGCCGAGACATGGCGACAAGCTGGTATTCCGCTACGACGATGGTACTCACCAGTATCGTGCCGGCCAGGTTGGAATTCGCGTTGGAGGTCAATACCGGCTAGTAAATCGACTGCGAGACGGGGAGACCAGTCAGCAGGTTCAGTATACCGAACACGGCATGGTCTACTGGTTGAATAGTCGCGAGCGAAAGACGCTGGTTCTTCACAAGCATCACATCGAAGACGCGCCATTCCACGAACCTCGCATGATGGGACGCATCCACGGCGTTGGCGTCCGAGATCGAATTTATTGGACATGGTATGCGATGACTGAATGCCTACAGCGTGTGCTGGAGTATCTAGACCGTTCCGCCATGGGGGTGGAAATCTGGCGATTCCCGGCTGGCAATTCGATAGCCGAAAATAGGGTTCGCCAGGCAGCCAAGGAGTATATCTCCGGTGGTAGATCCGTAGTGCTTTGCCCGGTGTACGCTGGCGAACAATCCGATATGTTCGGCGTCGAGCATATCGAGCCTGGCATGGCCGGTGTCGATTCGATGCTGACAGTCATCAAGGAATTTTTCGGCCACAAAATAAAGCGATACATTCTTGGCCAGACACTTACTAGCGAGGCCGATGCAACCGGCCTGGGTTCTGGAGTCGCAGACGCGCACCTCGCTACGTTCGCTGATATCGTGCAGTACGATGCGATTAACCTGGAAGAAACGTTGACGCAGGATTTTTTGAGGCCGATTCAGCTTTGGAATTTTCCGCGATCGGCCAATTGCTACATGCGGTTTAAGATCGACACGGAAAGCGAAGATGCCGACAAAAAGATGCAGGGCTTCAAGTCTGCATGGGACATGGGTATGCGTATCAAGGCATCCGACGTGGCCGACGTGATTGGCATTTCGATGGCAACCGGTGATGAAGACCAGCTCTTCAATCCGCAGGTCGCAACGGCTATCGAACAATCAAAGCGGGGTAAGAGCCTGAAAGATCAAGTGCTTGAAAGTTACTATCGTTCACAAGGCATGGTTTCGCAGGCGGGGTAA
- a CDS encoding KTSC domain-containing protein — protein MKLLDLAKQAWRRVMRRRRLQKPSAPKIQPPPVSIPPKQYRPKILNPPPPPQPRTVPTAEESRDIKSVQEVYDEIELIGRDASYNRAGAVSQLMDKMRHVKSSNVWGYYFEIEGSPHTGLLYVTFLKESSPGGARPNAPGSTYVYYDVPTKKYQQFARASESSAGKAVWDYLRVRETVWQHQHRYRFLQNEGEYVPRKVTKTGFRSRAQTNPLAKKIPNHVWSSLSRLEKSPVDSIRDYATRMRRHLSSTAGHRRSTLAPRTFLDKSKQSETLLNGGSPNRGRPNRGRPNRGEA, from the coding sequence ATGAAGCTACTTGATCTGGCCAAGCAGGCTTGGCGGCGAGTGATGAGACGAAGGCGATTGCAAAAGCCGTCTGCGCCCAAAATTCAGCCTCCGCCAGTAAGCATTCCGCCAAAGCAGTATCGCCCCAAGATTTTGAATCCACCGCCTCCACCGCAGCCGCGAACTGTGCCAACGGCAGAAGAGTCTCGGGACATTAAATCAGTGCAGGAGGTCTACGACGAAATCGAGCTGATTGGCCGCGATGCCAGCTACAACCGCGCCGGCGCGGTCAGCCAGTTGATGGACAAAATGCGGCACGTCAAATCGTCAAACGTCTGGGGGTATTACTTCGAGATCGAAGGCAGTCCCCATACCGGGTTGTTGTACGTGACGTTCCTGAAGGAATCCTCACCTGGTGGTGCGCGACCCAATGCGCCTGGTTCCACTTATGTTTACTACGACGTTCCTACGAAGAAATATCAACAGTTCGCTAGGGCTAGTGAATCGAGCGCCGGCAAGGCCGTTTGGGATTATTTACGAGTTCGCGAAACGGTTTGGCAGCATCAGCACCGTTACAGGTTCCTGCAGAACGAAGGCGAATACGTCCCTCGAAAAGTCACGAAAACCGGATTCAGGTCTCGGGCGCAGACGAATCCGCTGGCCAAAAAAATTCCAAATCATGTTTGGTCTTCGTTATCCAGGCTAGAAAAATCGCCAGTTGACAGCATTCGCGACTATGCAACAAGAATGCGACGTCATCTATCTAGTACAGCCGGGCACCGTCGATCGACTTTGGCCCCCAGAACATTCTTGGATAAGAGTAAACAGTCAGAAACGCTGTTGAATGGTGGATCGCCCAATCGTGGCCGGCCAAATCGCGGCAGGCCGAATCGAGGTGAGGCGTAA
- the terL gene encoding phage terminase large subunit — protein MVSSRCQVLPIYSKQADFRRSTAKLRGFIGGRGTGKTFIGGLTVSADARRDEAWVCVAPDYGVAIETSFPVFVELTQKTGQWIKDVKSPFPKVTFRTMDGGQATIVFRSGEKPEKLRGGNYAGAWLDEATVMPKSVFDLIRPTLRWRGKMGPILLTATPKGTRHWTFERFYAPVDDVLGGDGVSLLDGMSEDSKAAIIRSIAAGNVEYFSGKAYVRRSGSSLIRASTRDNPFLPPDFYETIRSDYGTMLAAQELEGEFVEISGLLFRREWFSLVDSVPREALRVRYWDQAATPGSGCFTAGVLMARDADGQYYIEHVVRGQWGPLERNKIIDQITASDGRKYGGHVVTFVEQEGGSAGKEVAAQMIQRLPGYSVFRDVVSGKRFRLSEGEQLPGEAKVVRAMPFAAQVEAGNVAILRSPWSEDYITELCAFPEWKYCDQVDASSGAFNKLASTVTIDPGPIGRISLQPTETGQRFGALAALHVTSERQSQWERMPWARQATHQEHY, from the coding sequence ATGGTCAGTTCGCGGTGCCAAGTACTACCGATCTACAGCAAGCAAGCCGATTTTCGCCGGTCAACGGCGAAGCTACGCGGGTTCATAGGTGGTAGAGGTACTGGCAAGACGTTCATCGGTGGGCTAACGGTTAGCGCTGACGCGCGAAGAGATGAAGCTTGGGTATGTGTCGCGCCGGACTATGGAGTGGCGATCGAGACATCGTTTCCGGTATTCGTCGAGTTAACTCAGAAAACTGGCCAGTGGATCAAGGACGTTAAGTCGCCATTTCCTAAAGTGACGTTCCGCACCATGGATGGTGGTCAGGCGACGATCGTATTCCGTTCTGGCGAAAAGCCGGAAAAGCTTCGTGGCGGAAACTACGCTGGGGCTTGGTTGGACGAGGCCACGGTGATGCCAAAGAGCGTATTTGACTTGATTCGACCCACGCTCAGGTGGCGCGGGAAGATGGGGCCCATACTGCTTACGGCAACCCCCAAGGGGACGCGTCACTGGACGTTTGAACGATTTTATGCGCCGGTTGATGACGTCCTAGGTGGTGATGGTGTTTCATTATTGGACGGGATGAGTGAAGACTCTAAAGCGGCGATCATTAGGTCTATTGCTGCCGGAAACGTTGAATATTTTAGCGGCAAGGCTTATGTCCGCCGCAGTGGCTCAAGTCTGATTCGGGCTTCTACGCGAGACAATCCATTTCTTCCCCCTGACTTTTACGAGACGATTCGCAGCGATTATGGCACGATGCTGGCTGCGCAGGAGTTGGAGGGCGAGTTTGTAGAAATTTCCGGTCTGTTGTTTCGTCGTGAGTGGTTTTCGTTGGTTGATTCTGTTCCTCGCGAGGCGTTGCGAGTTCGTTATTGGGATCAAGCTGCAACGCCGGGGTCAGGATGTTTTACGGCTGGTGTCTTGATGGCTCGCGATGCGGATGGGCAGTACTACATTGAGCATGTCGTTCGCGGTCAGTGGGGGCCGCTGGAGCGCAATAAAATCATTGATCAAATTACCGCCAGTGATGGACGAAAGTACGGCGGTCACGTAGTCACGTTTGTTGAGCAAGAAGGCGGTTCAGCTGGCAAGGAAGTTGCGGCTCAAATGATTCAGCGCTTGCCCGGCTACAGCGTTTTTCGCGATGTGGTTTCCGGAAAACGGTTTAGATTGTCTGAAGGCGAGCAGTTGCCAGGCGAGGCAAAGGTAGTTCGCGCTATGCCATTTGCAGCACAGGTCGAAGCGGGCAATGTGGCAATTCTGCGATCGCCATGGTCCGAGGACTACATAACCGAGCTGTGCGCCTTCCCTGAATGGAAATACTGCGACCAGGTGGACGCGTCTAGCGGGGCGTTTAACAAACTGGCAAGCACAGTCACGATTGATCCAGGGCCGATCGGTAGGATTTCGCTGCAACCTACTGAAACCGGCCAACGGTTCGGAGCACTTGCAGCACTTCACGTTACATCAGAGCGACAATCACAATGGGAGAGAATGCCATGGGCCAGACAGGCGACACACCAGGAACATTACTGA